A window of the Myxosarcina sp. GI1 genome harbors these coding sequences:
- a CDS encoding NERD domain-containing protein — protein MDFFPYEPFDDNQAQKKVWEWLKGAFKDEEGVAYYRYPIFTRTGRLNREPDILMLHRKLGLWVIECKGCSINNINSIQGHEWQMKNWYRETDTPVAQAEDEMFAIKNKLTERRETRGLVSSFNFRVALPNVRQKEWESKGFGQLPSTQGVVLVYESLTSTALKKKLTEDSENRQQKLSDREWELVKGVLGGILPSREPRDIPTGTPPNNPLRVIQNIESRLKILDETQQKIAFEVPSGAQRLRGLAGTGKTVLLAKRAAKIYIKHPDWTIGFIFFTRSLYDQILELIACYHREMHPENQEPDWTKLKVLHAWGGREQDGFYYNLALRSGVRPKIVNDVKHEVGYGSPGESFEYICLCLLKDVIIQLETQLKAKSNKEINHAISTIISSEGKEVLEKKEIFEKFFGQSKSLELFPTIYDSLLIDEGQDLPPIFYQLAYQILSDPKRLYWAYDEAQGIGSLLVPRPKTIFGNNPDGTPVVDLGGNKLPDKPSTYRTPLVYEDGIQKAHNMNTCYRTPRQLLMTAHAINMGLFRKEGSLQGVTHKKEWENLGYEVEGDFRSVGKPVTITRSLSSSPHPIDQDDFDLKDALGTSLTIQPFNTEREEREWIARQVAKDIELGFDPWDIMITALCGDYEKPYLYELQNALDQYGVDSYIAGVNGNPSIFRKDDCVTISNIYRAKGNEAWKVYACRFHYATQPLGWKQEEELHKRNETFVALTRARVWCIATGIDSPIFDELQQAIEQYPNFTFPAFNKTSLKRLTEDESN, from the coding sequence ATGGATTTTTTCCCCTACGAACCATTTGACGATAATCAAGCTCAGAAAAAAGTTTGGGAATGGCTGAAAGGAGCTTTTAAAGATGAAGAAGGAGTAGCGTATTATCGATATCCAATTTTTACTAGGACTGGCAGACTTAATCGTGAACCAGACATTCTCATGTTGCATCGGAAGTTGGGGCTATGGGTAATCGAATGTAAGGGATGCTCTATAAACAATATCAATAGTATTCAAGGGCATGAATGGCAGATGAAGAACTGGTATCGAGAAACTGATACGCCAGTTGCTCAGGCAGAAGATGAAATGTTTGCTATCAAAAACAAATTGACAGAACGTAGAGAAACTCGCGGATTAGTATCTTCTTTTAATTTTCGAGTAGCACTTCCAAACGTTAGACAGAAAGAATGGGAATCAAAAGGATTCGGGCAACTACCATCTACTCAAGGAGTGGTATTAGTTTATGAGAGTCTGACTTCAACAGCTTTGAAGAAAAAGCTAACTGAAGATTCAGAAAATCGTCAACAAAAATTAAGCGATCGCGAGTGGGAGTTGGTTAAAGGAGTTTTAGGGGGAATCTTACCATCAAGAGAACCTCGTGATATTCCTACAGGAACACCACCAAATAATCCTCTTAGAGTTATTCAAAATATTGAATCTAGACTCAAAATATTAGATGAAACTCAACAGAAAATTGCTTTTGAAGTACCGAGTGGAGCGCAACGTCTTCGTGGTTTAGCTGGAACTGGAAAAACTGTATTGTTAGCAAAAAGAGCAGCAAAAATTTATATTAAACATCCTGATTGGACAATTGGTTTTATCTTTTTCACTCGTTCTTTATACGACCAAATTCTCGAACTTATAGCTTGTTATCATCGAGAAATGCACCCTGAAAATCAAGAACCAGACTGGACAAAACTGAAAGTGCTGCACGCTTGGGGTGGAAGAGAACAAGATGGATTCTACTATAATTTAGCTTTAAGATCTGGAGTCAGACCCAAAATTGTCAACGATGTAAAACACGAGGTAGGTTATGGCTCACCTGGAGAATCTTTTGAATATATCTGTTTGTGCTTGCTTAAAGATGTAATTATTCAATTAGAAACACAACTAAAAGCAAAATCAAACAAAGAAATAAATCATGCAATATCTACAATAATTTCTTCGGAGGGCAAAGAAGTACTAGAGAAAAAAGAAATTTTTGAAAAGTTTTTTGGTCAATCAAAAAGCTTAGAGCTATTTCCTACAATATATGATTCTTTATTGATCGACGAAGGACAGGATTTGCCTCCAATATTTTATCAATTAGCTTATCAAATTTTGTCTGACCCTAAACGACTCTACTGGGCTTATGATGAGGCACAAGGAATTGGTTCTCTTCTTGTCCCTAGACCAAAAACAATTTTCGGAAATAATCCTGATGGCACACCAGTAGTTGACTTAGGCGGTAATAAGCTTCCAGATAAACCTTCAACATATAGAACGCCGCTTGTATATGAAGATGGTATTCAGAAAGCTCATAATATGAATACTTGTTATCGAACACCGCGACAATTACTGATGACTGCCCATGCAATTAATATGGGGCTATTTCGTAAAGAAGGCTCTCTACAAGGAGTTACACATAAAAAAGAATGGGAAAATTTGGGATACGAAGTTGAGGGTGATTTCAGAAGCGTTGGCAAACCAGTTACTATTACGCGATCGCTTTCTTCTAGTCCCCATCCAATCGACCAAGATGATTTCGATCTAAAAGATGCTTTAGGAACATCGCTAACTATTCAACCGTTCAATACCGAACGAGAAGAAAGAGAATGGATTGCTCGACAGGTTGCCAAAGATATCGAGCTAGGATTCGATCCTTGGGACATTATGATTACTGCTTTGTGCGGAGATTATGAAAAACCCTATTTATACGAGCTTCAGAATGCGCTAGACCAATACGGAGTTGACAGCTATATTGCTGGTGTTAATGGTAATCCCAGTATTTTCCGTAAAGATGATTGCGTGACTATATCTAACATATATCGTGCCAAGGGAAATGAAGCATGGAAAGTTTATGCCTGTCGTTTTCACTATGCAACTCAACCACTTGGATGGAAACAGGAAGAAGAACTTCACAAACGAAATGAAACTTTTGTTGCTCTGACTCGTGCGCGAGTTTGGTGTATAGCTACTGGAATAGATAGCCCAATTTTTGATGAATTACAACAAGCGATCGAGCAATATCCTAATTTCACTTTTCCTGCTTTCAATAAAACGTCATTGAAACGACTAACTGAAGATGAAAGTAATTAA
- a CDS encoding UvrD-helicase domain-containing protein — protein sequence MLLPVILHPDVTEFLRTKKFQEDWKNSTWKCIDKLRQQSFDVGLRAKKLKGVAKGVWEARITSAIRLIYTYEKSIAPDTKQPLVYIAVQDICLDHDDVFQRAKARIRTPDARWLDAEVIREVGNLKTNCDALLEEELDAILEAIDEELQILEDITDELLGNIQWQVLESELDWHKAIVEQDENLPLRLSVEESALVNHYGNLLLSGSAGTGKTTVGLYQLLKSLERFDSGKRLYVAYNPVLVKETSKQFQKIVGKKIEEIESWFQFQTIRDLCSQILLKAGETYLEYNEVDYQVFERLYCHQSISRIYPAALVWDEIRSIIKGSCLRTDAEAFSLTEYEALGKNQSSVIAPQERPNIYKIAQWYQNYLKEEKRFNEIDLARQALKYIQHEPQYFYQMIVCDEVQDLTELQLYLLMQLIAPDGHLVFAGDLYQMISPSGFRWEDLKSLFYYSEHLSIINRQVVEKKLHFNFRSVDSLVRLANQILILRSRLLLEKINDSDYLDCQSSKSVLIEKSARLINAPPENIKPIVKQLYSGDAVLVRTQEQKEKLCTELDSSLVFTIEEAKGLEFDTVFLVEFFLPHQDLWSKAIKGIPVLKDKEIPQLRLELNLLYVAITRARRILNVWEERLSVVWNQGELVDLVQQIDAESVRMERLESTVRDWQEKGLYYLDNKRYRQAIECFENSGDAELKWQASAKLALQEEEYTKAAEFFVKLEDWQQAASLLEKEAQWSQAAIYWSKADNTHKQQVCQARALELELEWEDAALIWEKLNYSKEARKCWLKSDNELKKVETRIATAKEFETKEQWQEAAEQYKLAKLPQEAAKLFERDRKWAKAAEQYQLARMPEKAIKCIAKSTEDIAKYFVNKQEWFKAAQQYQLARMPEKAAEYRAWYFVNKQEWFKAARQYALAGVPIEAARQYEKIKLWDKAARQYELAQMSEEAILCKAKSFESDKRWQQAAEQYALARMPVRAAKLFERDKQWAKAAEQYAFAGMNEEVILCQAKSLESNRQWQQAAKQYELARMPVEADRCRANDFEARKQWQQAAVCWGELGNVKRQQVCENKEVARCQAKIFENNKQWKKASEQYSLAGMLKEVTLCRAKIFESNKRWQQAAGQYALAGMPVRAAKLFEMEKQWSQAAEQYELAGMTEQADNCRERLLLSSEQLQIDSKRTQNIGYKTIADANIAIPKVEKINILEDLSFFKSNNIWGDPEVELSRLEQILPTFNNIIGNREYRQKCQTLIDNQGKGDRDLYTMYFWLLHAMAWYIKTNKHKYNYTPSHFLKIKAQKIKEMSIKCDNHQNFVFGLNNYVRIANKYTNNGAVISCNLQTDGFVIPDWLDR from the coding sequence ATGCTTCTGCCAGTAATTTTACATCCTGATGTCACTGAATTTCTTCGTACTAAAAAATTTCAGGAGGATTGGAAAAACAGTACTTGGAAATGTATAGACAAACTAAGACAGCAAAGTTTTGATGTTGGTTTAAGAGCAAAAAAGCTTAAGGGTGTTGCTAAAGGAGTATGGGAAGCTAGAATAACTAGTGCGATTCGGCTTATTTATACCTATGAAAAATCGATCGCTCCCGATACGAAACAACCGCTAGTGTATATAGCAGTTCAAGATATTTGTTTAGATCACGATGATGTTTTTCAGCGAGCCAAAGCCAGAATTAGAACTCCCGATGCACGATGGCTAGATGCCGAGGTAATTAGAGAAGTTGGTAATTTAAAAACAAACTGCGACGCGCTTTTGGAAGAAGAACTAGACGCTATTCTAGAGGCTATTGATGAAGAATTACAGATTCTTGAAGATATTACAGACGAACTGTTAGGTAATATTCAATGGCAGGTATTAGAGTCGGAATTAGATTGGCATAAAGCAATTGTCGAGCAGGATGAAAATTTGCCATTAAGACTTTCAGTAGAAGAAAGTGCTTTAGTAAATCATTATGGTAATTTATTGTTATCTGGCAGTGCTGGCACTGGTAAAACAACAGTAGGTTTATATCAGTTGCTTAAAAGCTTGGAACGTTTTGATTCTGGAAAACGGCTTTACGTAGCTTACAATCCTGTTTTAGTTAAGGAAACCTCGAAGCAATTTCAAAAAATAGTCGGTAAGAAAATTGAGGAAATCGAATCTTGGTTTCAGTTTCAGACAATTCGAGATTTATGTTCGCAGATTTTACTAAAGGCTGGCGAAACTTATCTCGAATATAACGAAGTTGACTATCAAGTTTTTGAACGATTGTATTGCCATCAATCTATTAGTAGAATTTATCCTGCTGCGTTAGTTTGGGATGAAATTCGCAGCATCATTAAAGGGTCATGTCTTAGAACTGATGCAGAAGCGTTTTCATTAACAGAATACGAAGCTTTAGGTAAAAATCAATCGTCAGTTATTGCCCCGCAAGAACGTCCTAATATCTATAAAATAGCTCAATGGTATCAAAACTATTTGAAAGAAGAGAAACGCTTTAATGAAATAGATCTAGCCAGACAAGCTCTTAAATACATCCAGCATGAGCCTCAATACTTTTATCAGATGATTGTCTGTGATGAGGTACAAGATTTAACCGAATTACAGCTATATCTATTAATGCAGCTTATTGCACCCGATGGTCATCTTGTCTTTGCTGGCGATCTTTACCAAATGATTAGTCCTAGTGGTTTTCGCTGGGAAGATTTAAAGAGTCTATTTTACTATAGCGAGCATCTTAGTATAATCAATCGACAAGTTGTCGAGAAGAAACTTCATTTTAACTTTCGTAGTGTTGACTCATTAGTTAGATTAGCGAATCAAATTTTAATATTGCGATCGCGACTATTGCTAGAAAAAATAAATGATTCCGACTATCTTGATTGCCAATCTAGTAAATCTGTCCTGATAGAAAAATCTGCGCGGTTAATTAATGCACCACCAGAAAATATTAAACCTATTGTGAAACAGCTTTATTCAGGAGATGCAGTCTTAGTTAGAACTCAAGAGCAAAAAGAAAAATTATGCACTGAGCTAGATTCTAGTTTGGTATTTACTATTGAAGAGGCTAAAGGATTAGAATTTGATACAGTTTTTTTAGTTGAGTTTTTTCTACCTCACCAAGATTTATGGTCAAAGGCTATTAAAGGCATACCTGTACTAAAAGATAAAGAGATACCCCAATTAAGGTTGGAACTAAATTTACTTTATGTTGCTATTACTCGCGCTCGTAGAATTTTAAATGTTTGGGAAGAGCGACTTTCTGTAGTTTGGAATCAAGGAGAGTTAGTAGATTTAGTGCAGCAAATAGATGCTGAATCTGTACGAATGGAGCGACTCGAATCAACAGTTCGGGACTGGCAAGAAAAAGGGCTATATTATCTGGATAATAAACGCTATCGTCAAGCCATTGAATGTTTTGAAAACTCAGGAGACGCTGAATTAAAATGGCAAGCTTCAGCTAAATTAGCTTTACAAGAAGAAGAATATACTAAAGCTGCCGAATTTTTTGTCAAGTTAGAAGATTGGCAACAAGCTGCTTCATTATTAGAAAAAGAAGCGCAGTGGAGCCAAGCTGCTATTTACTGGAGCAAAGCAGATAATACCCATAAGCAACAAGTTTGTCAAGCTCGCGCTTTAGAATTAGAACTTGAATGGGAAGATGCAGCCTTAATTTGGGAAAAACTAAACTATTCAAAAGAGGCTCGTAAATGTTGGCTAAAAAGTGACAATGAGCTTAAAAAAGTTGAGACAAGAATAGCAACTGCCAAAGAATTTGAAACTAAAGAACAATGGCAAGAGGCAGCAGAACAATACAAACTAGCCAAGCTGCCTCAAGAAGCTGCCAAACTATTTGAGCGCGATCGTAAATGGGCAAAGGCAGCAGAACAATATCAACTAGCCCGAATGCCAGAAAAGGCTATTAAATGTATCGCTAAATCTACTGAAGATATTGCTAAATATTTTGTAAACAAGCAAGAGTGGTTCAAAGCTGCTCAACAATATCAGTTAGCCCGAATGCCAGAAAAGGCTGCTGAGTATAGAGCCTGGTATTTTGTAAACAAGCAAGAGTGGTTCAAAGCTGCTCGACAATATGCGTTAGCTGGAGTGCCGATAGAAGCTGCACGACAATATGAAAAAATAAAGCTGTGGGACAAAGCTGCTCGGCAATACGAATTAGCTCAAATGTCAGAAGAGGCTATTCTCTGCAAAGCTAAGAGCTTTGAGAGCGATAAACGATGGCAACAAGCTGCCGAGCAGTACGCTTTAGCCCGAATGCCAGTAAGGGCTGCAAAATTGTTCGAGCGAGACAAACAATGGGCAAAAGCTGCCGAGCAGTATGCCTTTGCTGGAATGAACGAAGAAGTTATTTTGTGCCAAGCTAAAAGTCTTGAAAGTAACAGACAGTGGCAACAAGCTGCCAAACAATACGAATTAGCTAGGATGCCCGTAGAAGCCGATAGATGTCGAGCAAATGATTTTGAGGCTAGAAAACAGTGGCAACAGGCTGCTGTTTGCTGGGGTGAATTAGGTAATGTAAAAAGACAACAAGTTTGTGAAAATAAAGAAGTTGCTCGATGCCAAGCCAAAATTTTTGAGAATAACAAACAGTGGAAAAAAGCTAGTGAGCAGTATTCCCTAGCTGGAATGCTCAAAGAAGTTACTCTTTGCCGAGCTAAAATTTTTGAGAGCAATAAACGATGGCAACAAGCTGCCGGGCAGTACGCCTTAGCTGGAATGCCAGTAAGGGCTGCAAAACTATTTGAGATGGAAAAACAGTGGTCACAAGCTGCCGAACAATACGAACTAGCTGGGATGACAGAACAAGCTGATAATTGTCGCGAGCGACTTTTGCTTTCTTCCGAACAATTACAAATAGATAGCAAGCGTACTCAAAATATAGGATATAAAACTATAGCCGATGCTAATATAGCTATACCAAAGGTAGAGAAAATAAATATCTTAGAAGACCTATCATTTTTCAAGAGTAATAATATTTGGGGCGATCCAGAAGTTGAATTAAGTAGATTAGAACAAATTCTGCCAACTTTTAATAATATTATTGGCAATCGAGAGTATCGCCAGAAATGTCAGACACTAATTGATAATCAAGGTAAAGGCGATAGAGATCTGTACACAATGTACTTTTGGTTGCTACACGCTATGGCTTGGTATATCAAAACTAATAAACATAAATATAATTACACTCCTTCACATTTTCTGAAAATTAAGGCACAAAAAATCAAAGAAATGTCAATTAAATGCGATAATCACCAAAACTTCGTGTTTGGCTTAAATAACTACGTCAGAATCGCCAATAAATATACCAACAATGGTGCGGTAATATCGTGCAATCTTCAAACTGATGGCTTTGTGATTCCAGACTGGCTCGATCGCTAG
- a CDS encoding type II toxin-antitoxin system HicB family antitoxin, whose amino-acid sequence MMLFNYKDYVGCAEFDEEAEIFSGRVININRDIVTFWGETREEAYQEFVISVDGYLEFCEEEHRQPEAPLCIS is encoded by the coding sequence ATGATGCTGTTTAATTACAAAGATTATGTAGGCTGTGCAGAGTTTGACGAAGAAGCAGAAATTTTCTCAGGTAGAGTTATCAATATTAACCGCGATATAGTAACTTTTTGGGGAGAAACTCGCGAAGAAGCCTATCAAGAATTTGTTATTTCTGTAGATGGTTATTTGGAATTTTGTGAAGAAGAACATCGCCAGCCTGAAGCTCCTCTCTGCATATCATAA
- a CDS encoding type II toxin-antitoxin system HicA family toxin, translated as MPKTLTKLNSKQQKTLEDVLKNPIAANLVWNDVESLFRALGCQVKEGNGSRVSVVSNNTVGHFHKPHPSNETNRGTVKSVRLFLHNAGIIVE; from the coding sequence ATGCCTAAAACTCTTACCAAGTTAAATAGCAAACAGCAAAAAACTCTGGAGGATGTTCTTAAAAACCCTATAGCAGCTAATCTGGTCTGGAATGATGTGGAAAGTCTCTTCCGCGCACTAGGATGTCAGGTAAAGGAAGGTAATGGCTCAAGAGTCTCGGTCGTCTCGAACAATACTGTAGGACACTTCCACAAGCCGCATCCTAGTAACGAAACCAACAGGGGAACGGTAAAATCTGTAAGGCTATTTCTGCATAATGCAGGAATTATAGTAGAGTAA
- a CDS encoding phospholipase D-like domain-containing protein, translating to MFLTSSKRPIDPELKNIVEDIEQKSPSLSVLAARQLRYCVFQTSIKIEISKSRQLNILEDFIFRAGIEFDPLPTEDELATVLGLDPIFIKNTTATLRNLHTLETETKSVIKLTSVGQEFYRDRSVPEAPEPKTIYAISEPLNNSLSLKSSPIEEREINHLQDLTDYVIVDDNINRVSRLSLSELRKLLIQNPDLEFHSPENGKFVTSFKAGDITETIWKTLSLIVIFDVLENVFRIQAREGKRVFWLDDLLAKDKINLNALCQLTDEEINNWGERIADRKNAEVEKRVEIIRQKALDNLRQQQQQSSSESINIEAGTAVQLRGGKISQELANILDSAQHQVLIYSPWISAKVVNDRFIKRLQNLANKGVWILIGYGIAQSEKEEERPIPEQVKEQLQSILTKEGISAVQAFWLGGSHAKELIVDRKVHLLGSNNLLSFRASSGLWDESVYKVTIPEQVQQAYEFYARRFKAKAEELWNISLENKNIELATQALCLWGALGMEEMALIQIKANDWEELYSVWISLVRQGIRAEKILPDSACFQQLKGLEQLSEQNSIKKSNKTYNL from the coding sequence ATGTTTCTGACATCTTCCAAGCGACCAATTGACCCAGAATTAAAAAATATAGTAGAAGATATCGAACAAAAAAGTCCCAGTTTATCAGTTTTAGCTGCACGTCAGTTACGCTACTGTGTGTTTCAAACTTCCATAAAAATTGAAATTTCTAAATCGCGCCAATTAAATATATTAGAAGATTTTATTTTCCGCGCAGGTATTGAGTTTGATCCTCTACCAACTGAAGACGAATTAGCTACTGTCCTTGGATTAGACCCGATATTTATCAAAAATACCACAGCAACCCTGCGGAATTTGCATACTTTAGAAACAGAAACCAAATCTGTTATCAAACTTACCTCTGTTGGACAAGAATTTTATCGCGATCGCTCTGTACCAGAAGCTCCAGAACCCAAAACGATATATGCTATATCAGAACCATTAAACAACAGCCTTAGTTTGAAATCTTCTCCTATCGAAGAGCGAGAAATAAACCATCTTCAAGATCTGACAGACTATGTAATAGTTGATGATAATATAAATCGTGTTTCTAGATTATCGCTCTCAGAATTACGAAAACTACTAATTCAAAATCCAGATTTAGAATTTCACTCTCCTGAAAATGGAAAATTCGTTACTTCTTTTAAAGCAGGAGACATCACCGAAACAATTTGGAAAACTTTGTCATTAATTGTTATTTTTGATGTCTTAGAGAATGTTTTTAGAATTCAAGCGAGAGAAGGAAAGAGAGTTTTTTGGTTAGATGATTTATTAGCCAAAGATAAAATCAACCTAAATGCTTTATGTCAGTTGACAGATGAAGAAATTAATAATTGGGGTGAAAGAATTGCCGATCGCAAAAATGCTGAAGTTGAAAAGAGAGTTGAAATAATCAGACAGAAGGCATTAGATAATCTTCGCCAACAACAACAGCAATCTAGTTCTGAATCGATAAATATCGAAGCTGGTACTGCCGTACAGTTACGTGGTGGTAAAATTTCTCAGGAACTAGCAAATATTTTAGATTCTGCTCAACATCAAGTTCTCATTTATTCTCCTTGGATAAGTGCAAAAGTTGTCAACGATAGATTTATCAAACGCCTCCAAAATTTGGCTAACAAAGGAGTTTGGATTTTAATTGGATACGGAATTGCCCAGAGTGAAAAAGAGGAAGAAAGACCAATTCCAGAACAAGTAAAGGAACAATTACAAAGTATTTTAACCAAAGAAGGAATATCTGCGGTTCAAGCTTTTTGGTTGGGTGGTTCTCATGCCAAAGAATTAATTGTTGACCGAAAAGTTCATCTTTTAGGTTCTAATAACCTTCTTTCTTTTCGCGCTAGTTCTGGCTTGTGGGATGAATCAGTATATAAAGTAACGATACCAGAACAAGTTCAACAAGCTTACGAATTTTATGCCCGACGTTTTAAAGCTAAAGCAGAAGAATTGTGGAACATTTCTCTGGAAAATAAAAATATTGAATTAGCTACACAAGCTCTTTGTTTGTGGGGAGCATTGGGGATGGAAGAAATGGCATTAATTCAAATAAAAGCAAATGACTGGGAAGAACTTTATTCCGTATGGATTTCTCTAGTCAGACAAGGAATAAGAGCGGAGAAAATACTACCTGATTCAGCTTGTTTTCAACAATTAAAAGGGCTAGAGCAATTGAGTGAGCAAAATTCTATAAAAAAATCCAACAAGACTTATAATTTATGA